Sequence from the Microbacterium sp. AZCO genome:
TCGCCTCGAGGTCGTCTTCCGAGACGACGCCCGTCACGAGTCCCTGCTTGCCGGAGTTGCCGCGGAAGATGTCGGCGAACTTCGGGCTGAGCACGACCTTGAAGCCGTAGTCGCGGAGCGCCCAGACGGCGTGCTCACGGCTCGACCCCGTGCCGAAGTCGGGTCCCGCGACGAGGATCGACGCGCCGGCGTACGCGGGCTGATTGAGGACGAACTCGGGGTCCTGCCGCCAGTTGGCGAAGAGGGCGTCGTCGAAGCCCGTCTTGGTGACGCGCTTGAGGTACACGGCCGGGATGATCTGGTCGGTGTCGACCGCGGAGCGCTTGAGCGGCGCGGCGATTCCGGTGTGCGTCGTGAACTTCTCCATGTCAGGCCACCCCTTCCCGCTCCTGCTGAGCTTGTCGAAGCACCGGAAGGTCGCTCGGGCTCGAGAGCGTGCCGCGCACCGCCGTGGCGGCCGCGACGAGCGGCGACACGAGATGCGTGCGCCCGCCCTTGCCCTGGCGGCCCTCGAAGTTGCGGTTCGAGGTCGACGCGCAGCGCTCCCCCGGTGCGAGCTGATCCGGGTTCATGCCCAGGCACATCGAGCACCCGGCGAACCGCCACTCGGCGCCGAACTCCTCGAAGACCTTGTCCAGGCCCTCCGCCTCGGCCTCCAGGCGCACCCGCGCCGAGCCGGGGACGACCATGACGCGCACGCCCGGGGCCTTGGTGCGGCCCTCGATGATCGAGGCGAAGGCGCGGAGGTCTTCGATGCGGCTGTTGGTGCACGACCCCATGAAGACCGCGTCGACCGGGATCTCCTTGAGCGGGGTGCCGGCCTCGAGGTCCATGTACTCGAGGGCACGCTCGGCGGCGGCCCGCTCGTTGGGGTCGGCGAACGACTCGGGAGAGGGCACGACGTCGGAGAGCGACACCCCCTGGCCGGGGTTCGTCCCCCACGTCACGAAGGGCTCGAGCTCGTTCGCGTCGAGGAAGACCTCGGCGTCGTAGACGGCACCCTCGTCGCTGGGCAGGGTCCGCCAGTAGGCGACGGCGTCGTCCCAGTCCTGACCCTGGGGAGCGTGCGGACGACCCTCGAGGTACGCGAACGTCGTCTCGTCGGGCGCGACCATGCCGGCGCGCGCGCCCGCCTCGATCGACATGTTGCAGATCGTCATGCGTCCCTCCATGGAGAGGGAGCGGATCGCGGACCCGCGGTATTCCAGGACGTAGCCCTGGCCGCCGTTCGTGCCGATCTTCGCGGTGACCGCGAGGATGATGTCCTTCGCCGTCACGCCGGGCTTCAGCTCGCCCTCGACCGTGATCGCCATCGTCTTGAACGGCTTGAGCGGCAGGGTTTGGGTCGCGAGGACATGCTCGACCTCGCTCGTGCCGATGCCGAACGCCATGGCGCCGAAGGCGCCGTGGGTCGAGGTGTGCGAGTCGCCGCAGACGACCGTGATGCCGGGCATCGTGAGACCGAGCTGGGGGCCCACGACGTGCACGATGCCCTGCTCCTTGTCGCCGAGCGAGTGCAGACGCACACCGAACTCCGCGGCGTTCCGGCGCAGCGTCTCGATCTGCGTGCGGCTCGTGAGGTCGGCGATCGGCTTGTCGATCTCGAGGGTCGGGGTGTTGTGGTCCTCCGTCGCGATCGTGAGATCGAGTCGGCGGACGGGGCGACCCTCGGCGCGGAGGCCGTCGAAGGCCTGCGGGCTCGTGACCTCGTGGACGAGGTGCAGGTCGATGTAGATGAGGTCGGGCTCGCCGTTCTCGCCCTTCACGACCAGGTGGTCGTCCCAGACCTTCTCGGCCAGGGTGCGCGGACGATCGGGAATGCCGAAGCCGTCGGAAACAGGGGTGCTCATTGCTCTGTCGTTCTCCTCGGATGGGGGATCAAGCCCACAACGGACTCCGCGACGAGGAGGGGCTCAGAACGAGATCTCGCCGCGGCCGCTAAGGAGAAGGCGAGCGATCCGCACCCGGCCACACTACCACCGGGTGCGAAGCGCTCGTCGCGCGCCCCCGCTCAGCGAGGGTCGTCGGAGGCCGGCGGCTGCTCCACCGTCGGTGGGGTGCCCTTCTCCTCCGCGACGGCCGCGGCCGCGGCATCCATCGTCTCCGCCTTCTTCTCCCGGGACGACGAGACGAGGCTCGCGATCGTCGCGACGGCCATCGAGACGACGATGACGAGAAGCGACGTCCAGGTCGAGATCTCGGGGGCCCACTCGACGGGCTCGCCGCCGTTGATGAACGGCAGCTCGTTGACGTGCAGGGCGTGGAAGAACAGCTTGACGCCGATGAAGCCGAGGATGAAGGCGATGCCGTAGTGGAGGTACTTGAGGCGATCCAGCAGCCCGCCCAGGAGGAAGTAGAGCTGTCGCAGTCCCATGAGAGCGAACAGGTTCGCCGTGAACACGATGAACGGGTTTTGCGTGATGCCGAAGATCGCCGGGATCGAGTCGATCGCGAAGATGAGGTCGGTGACGCCGATCGCGATGAACACGAGGATCATGGGCGTCCAGATCCGCTTGCCCTTCACGACGGTGCGGAGCTTCCCCTCGTCGTAGTGGTCGCTGATGTCGATGAAGCGACGCGCGAATCGCACGATCCCGGCCTCGGTCTGCACGTCGTCCTCGTGCTTGCTCGGGAACGCCTGGCGCCACGCCGTGAAGACCAGGAACGCGCCGAAGATGTAGAAGATCCAGCTGAAGCTCTCGATGAGCGCGGCGCCGAGCAGGATGAAGACGCCGCGCAGGATGAGCGCGATGATGATGCCCACCATGAGCACCTGCTGCTGGTAGCGCCTGGGCACGGCGAACTGGGCCATGATCAGCACGAAGACGAAGAGGTTGTCGACGGAGAGGCTGTACTCCGTGAGCCAGCCCGCGACGAATTCACCCATCGCCTGCGGGCTCTGGGTCACCCAGAGGAGCACGACGGAGAAGATCAGCGCGAGCGAGACGTAGAAGACGACCCACAGCGTCGCCTCCTTGAGCGACGGGATGTGCGGTCGCTTGATGATGAGGAGCAGATCGGCGAGGAGGATGAGTGTCAGCACGACGAGCGCGCCGACCTCGAACCAGACAGGGATCTCGTAGGTCATGAAGGCCTTTCGGGAGGGGGTCGCCAAGGGCCGAAAGTCTCTCCCCCGCTGCTGCGGCGCGCGCCCGGGGATGCACGACGGGATCCCGTGATGACGGACGCGCGAGGTGGGATACTCCCTCTCGCCCGATCAGGATACCCGCCCCTCGGCCGTGCCCGTGTTTCGAGGAGGTGAAGGATGCCGCCGAGCACCGTGAGACGAATCGCTCCGGTGCGACACCATCCGGGTGAGAGACAATGAGGCGCCGGCCTGACGGACGGACGGGGATGACTGACATCGAGACGACGGATGCCGCGCTCGTGCGCGCGGCGGCGGACGGCAGCGAGCATGCCTTCCGTGCGCTGTACCGCGCGTACGTGCGACCCGTGTACTGGATCGCGCACGGGCTCGTCGGCAACGCGCCCGACGCGGAGGACGTCACTCAGGAGACGTTCCTCGCGGCCTGGCGCAAGCTCGGCGGGCTCGAGCTCGCCGGCGATTCGCTGCTCCCGTGGCTCGCGACGATCGCCCGGCTGCAGGCGGCGAACCGCATCCGTCGGCAGCGCCGCGACCGGGAGCGGACGGCCGGCGAGGCCGACGAGTCGCTTCCGGCGACGGTGGATGTCGAGCAGCAGGTGATCGACGACGACCTCGCCGAGCGGATCCTGCGCGAGGTCGCGGGCCTCGGGCCCATCGATCGCGACATCTTCCGGCTCTGCGCCGTCGAGGGGTACGCCTATCAGGCCGCCGCCGACGAACTCGGCGTCGCCCACGGGGTCGTGCGCAATCGTCTCTCCCGCATCCGCACGCGACTGCGGACGACCGTCAAGGAGAGCACATGAACACCGCGCACGACGAGGCGTCCGCTCAGGGCGACCGTCTTCCCGAGCTTCCCGATGAGCGCATCGCCGAGATCGAGGAGTCGCTCTTCGCGGCCATCGGACGGGAACGCACCTCCGCCCGCATCCGTCGGCGCCGCTGGTGGATCGGCGGAGCGGCAGCCGCGGCGGTCGTCGTCGTGGCAGCCGTCATCTCCCCCGCGATCGTGCCGCTCGTCACCGGCACGGCCGGGAGCTCCTCGAGCGAGGTCGGCACGGCGGACGGCACCTCGACCGACAGCGGCCCTGCCCCCGCTGAACCTCTCGCCCCGGACACGTCGGGAGGCGCGGCCGACGGGTCTTCGCGCGAGAGCGCGGGGCTGGGCGCGGCATCCGTCCCCGGTGCGAACGATGCGACGGCGGGACGCGACATCATCATGACCGCCTCGGCGACGGTCGTCGTCGACGACGTGACCCCGGCCGCCCGGGACGTCGCCGCCTCGGCGGAATCGCACGGCGGCTACGTCGAGTCCATGAGCGTCGGCCAGAGCGGGAAGGCGACGCCCGTCGAGCCCGGCATCGTCTCCGACCCGACCTACCCGTATCCGCAGACCGACGGGGCCTGGATCACGGTGCGCGTGCCGTCCGATCAGCTGACCGCCATGATGGACCAGCTGTCCGACCTCGGCGAGGTGACGGCCACGTCGATCAACCGGCAGGACGTCACCGAGCAGACCGTCGATCTGCAGGCGCGCGTCGACGCGACCCAGGCATCCGTCGACCGGCTGACGCAGCTCATGGCGCAGGCCGCCGACCTGTCCGACCTCATCGCCGCCGAGACGGCTCTCTCGGAGCGTCAGGCGACGCTCGAGTCGTACCAGCAGCAGCTCCAATCGCTGCAGAGTCAGGTCGACATGTCGTCGCTGACGGTCACCCTGACCCCTGCGTCGGAGCCCGTGAAGGCCGACCCGGCGGGGTTCACCGACGGTCTCGCCGCGGGCTGGAACGGTCTCGTCGCGACCCTGAACGGCATCGTGGTCGCGCTCGGATTCCTCCTCCCCTGGCTGGCCGTCGCCGCCGTCGTCGCCCTCATCGTCTGGGGCGTCGTGCGGCTGGTCAGGGCGCGGCGAGCCCGGCGTTCCGCGACGACGGGGAAGGCGGAGCGGCCGGCCGAGTGAGCCGGCTCAGCTCTGGGCTTCGAGGTGCAGCGTCCGGGTGCGGATGTCCTCCGAGGCTTCACGCGCCCCGTCGAGCGAGCCGATCGGCGCATCCGCGACCGAGACAGCCGCCAGCACCGACCCGGATCCGGGCCCGAGAGTGAGCCACGACGTCGCCGCGACGCCGTCGACGAGAGCCGGAAAGCGCACGATGTCGGATTGTCCGTATTGGGCCAGGGCCCTGGCGTAGTTCAGGATGGCGTCCGCGACGTCGTCCGTCGTGAGGAACCGGCTCCCGCTGATCAACAAATCTTTCATCGCACTCACTCACCCGGGCCCGCGGGCGCACGAAGCCCGGCACGGTCCGTCTGTTCATACTGACCTGATCGTGGGTGCAGGCCCAGCCGCTTGACCGGTTGCGAGGCGTTTGCTAGTTCGGCGAGGAATCGTGGGATGCGGGACCGCCGGGCCGGGCACTCGGTGCCGGCGGACGTGCGGAGCAGACGCAGAAAGAGCCGGTCCAGGAGGACCGGCTCTTTCGCGTTCGTTGGTGACCCCAGCGGGATTCGAACCCGCGTTACCGCCGTGAGAGGGCGGCGTACTAGGCCGCTATACGATGGGGCCGTCAGGCAACCGTTCAAGTATGCCATGGCGATTCCAGTGCGCCAAATCGAGGCGGGAAGGGCCTTCTCCCCTTGCTCGCGGGCCTTTCGCGGCGCTTGACTCGGGGCATGCGAGTCACCAAATTCGAGCACGCGGCCCTCACGATCGAGAACGACGGCGCGAAGCTCGTGATCGATCCCGGCAGCTTCACGATGCCCCTCGACGACCTCAACAGCGTCGTCGCGGTCGTCATCACGCACGAGCATCCCGATCATTGGACGGCCGACCATCTCGACCGCATCCTGCAGTACGCGCCCGGCATCCCGATCTACGGACCCGAGGGGGTCGCGAAGGCGGCGGGCGGCTACGACATCACCGTCGTGAACCCCGGCGACACGGTAACGCTCGACTCCTTCACGCTGACGTTCTTCGGCGGCAAGCACAACGTCATCCACGAGTCGATCCCCGTCGTCGACAACGTCGGCGTGCTCGTCAACGACGAGTTCTACTACCCGGGCGACTCGTATGCCGTGCCGAAGGGCGCCAAGGTGACGCTGCTCGCCGCCCCCGTCGGCGCGCCGTGGCTGAAGATCGGCGAGGCGATGGATTTCGTCCTGGCCGTGAAGCCGCGGCAGGCGTTCGGCACGCACGACATGACGCTGTCGGTCATCGGCCGCGACATGGGCAGAGCTCGCCTCAAGTGGGCGGTCGAGCAGGACGGCGGCGAGTTCCTCGCCCTGGAGCCCGGCGAGGCAGCCGACATCTGACACCACGGGAATGACGGATGGCGCGAGCCCCATCGGGGCCCGCGGCATCCGTCATTCCGTCTGTTCGGCTACTCCGCGTCGAGATCCGTCTCGAGCAGCTGGACGAGCTCGTCGAGCGCCTGGTCGGCGCCGTCGCCCTCGGCCTTCAGCGTCACGACGGTGCCCTTCGAGGCGCCGAGGCCCATGAGCGAGAGGATGCTGCCCGCGTTCAGATCGGGCCCTCCCTCGACGGCGATCGTGACGGGCACGGGCTTCTGCTGCACGGCCTGCACGAAGAGCTTGGCGGGGCGGGCGTGGAGGCCCGAGCTGCTCGCGATGGTGGCTTGACGTTGTGCCATTACTGCTCCTTCTGTCATTCCTCGATTGCGGTTCGGTGGGTCACGCCGGGACGGCGGCCGCGGTGAGTCCGGACTCAGCCGCCTCGAGCTCCTTCGGAGCGATGAAGCGCTTGAAGGCGACCACCAGGAACGCCGTCACGACGGTACCGGCCACGAGCGCCACCAGGAAGCCCCAGATGGGCTGGATCGCGAAGAGGACGAAGATGCCGCCGTGGGGTGCGTACGACTGGACGTTGAGCGCCATGCACAGGGCGCCCGTCACCGCACCGCCGACCATCGAGGCCGGAAGCACGCGCAGCGGGTCGGCCGCGGCGAACGGGATCGCACCCTCGGAGATGAACGACGCGCCGAGCAGCCACGCCGCCTTGCCGTTCTCACGCTCGACCGGCGTGAACAGGTTGCGTGCGAGCACGGTCGAGGCGAGTGCCATCGCGAGCGGCGGCACCATGCCCGAGCACATGACGGCGGCCATGATGAGCAGCGGCGCAGGGTTGCTGGCGCTGCCCGCGGCGAGGCCGGCGACGGCGAACGAGTACGCGACCTTGTTGATCGGTCCGCCGAGGTCGAAGCACATCATGAGTCCGAGCACGACGCCGAGGGCGATGGCGCCGACGCCGCTCTGCGAGAGCGCGGTGAGCCAGTCGTTGAGCCACGTCATGAGGGTTGCGATGGGCCGCCCGAGGAAGAGGATCAGCAGGCCCGAGGCCACGATGGATGCCAGCAGCGGGATGATGACGACGGGCATGAGGCCGCGCAGCCAGCGCGGTGCCGGCCAGCTCGAGATCCACCACGCCGTGACACCGGCGAGGAGACCGCCCACGATGCCGCCGATGAAGCCGGCGTTCATGAGCACGGCCACGGCACCGGCGACGAAGCCGGGGGCGATGCCCGGCCGGTCGGCGATCGCGAACGCGATGTAGCCCGACAGCGCCGAGACGAGGAAGCCCATCGACGTCGCGCCGATCATGAACGCGACCGAGCCGAGGTACTGGCCGAGCCCGCCGGGAGGCAGGTTCCACAGCGCGTTCTGCGTGATGACGGTCGCGGCGTCGGCGGTGACGTTGTACCCGCCGAGGAGGAAGCCGAGGGCGATGAGCAGACCGCCGCCCGCGACGAACGGGATCATGTAGCTGACGCCGGTGAGGAGGATGCGCTGGATGCGGGCGCCCCACGACAGCGACTCGGTCGCCACCGCCGCCGTGCCCGCGCCGCCGCCGGCTCCCGAGACGCGCGTCGCGGCCGGGTTCTTGGCGGCGGCGACGGCTTCGGCGATGAGCTCGTTCGGCTCCTCGATGCCGCGCTTGACGCCCGAGCGCACGACCGGCTTCCCGGCGAAGCGCTGCAGCTCGCGCACGTCGACATCGGTCGCGAAGATCACGGCGTCCGCGCTGTCGATGATGTGCTGCGGCAGCGCCTGATAGCCGCTCGACCCCTGCGGCTCGACGGTCAGGTCGACGCCGGTCTTCTTGCCGGCGGCGGTGAGCGCGTCGGCCGCCATGAAGGTGTGGGCGATGCCCGTCGCACACGATGTGACGGCGACGAGGCGGGCGGGGCGGCCCTCGACCTCGAGGCCCGGGGCGACGCTCGCCGCGGCGGGGGCGGCGGCGGTCGCCGTGACGGGCGCGGCGGCGGGGGCGGCGGTCGCCGCGACCGGCGCGGCCTCCTCCTCGCCGATCGCCTGGCGCACGATCGAGACGACGTCGGTGGGCGTCGCCGCGGCGCGGAGGCCGCTCGTGAAGTCGTCCTGCATGAGGCTCCGCGCGAGCTTGGAGAGCACGGCGAGGTGGGCCTCTGCCGCGCCCTCGGGGGCGGCGATGAGGAACACGAGGTCGGCGGGGCCGTCGGGCGCGCCGAAGTCGACGCCGGGCTTCAGCCGCGCGAAGGCGAGCGAGGGCTCGGTGACCGCGGAGCTCTTGGCGTGCGGGATCGCGATGCCGCCGGGAAGCCCCGTTTCGTCCTTCTGCTCGCGCGCCCAGGCGTCGGCGAACAGCGCGTCGGCGTCGGTCGCGCGCCCTTGCGCGACGACGCGGGCGGCGAGGGCCTTGATGACGGCGGCCTTGTCGCCGCCCAGGCCGTCGTCGAGGCTGACGAGCTCTGGTGTGATGGTGGACACGGTGACCTCCTTGGTCGGTGTGGCGGTGTCGGGGATGGGTGGGGTGGTCAGGCGAGGCACCGCACGGGCACGTCGCCCGTCGGCAGGTCGGCGGGTGAGGGGGCTTGCGTGCCG
This genomic interval carries:
- the leuD gene encoding 3-isopropylmalate dehydratase small subunit, which gives rise to MEKFTTHTGIAAPLKRSAVDTDQIIPAVYLKRVTKTGFDDALFANWRQDPEFVLNQPAYAGASILVAGPDFGTGSSREHAVWALRDYGFKVVLSPKFADIFRGNSGKQGLVTGVVSEDDLEAIWAAIEAEPGARMTVDLESRTATIGPSAGSGTVLEVPFEIDDYTRWRLLEGLDDIGLTLRNEARISEFEARREAWRPRTLPIP
- the leuC gene encoding 3-isopropylmalate dehydratase large subunit is translated as MSTPVSDGFGIPDRPRTLAEKVWDDHLVVKGENGEPDLIYIDLHLVHEVTSPQAFDGLRAEGRPVRRLDLTIATEDHNTPTLEIDKPIADLTSRTQIETLRRNAAEFGVRLHSLGDKEQGIVHVVGPQLGLTMPGITVVCGDSHTSTHGAFGAMAFGIGTSEVEHVLATQTLPLKPFKTMAITVEGELKPGVTAKDIILAVTAKIGTNGGQGYVLEYRGSAIRSLSMEGRMTICNMSIEAGARAGMVAPDETTFAYLEGRPHAPQGQDWDDAVAYWRTLPSDEGAVYDAEVFLDANELEPFVTWGTNPGQGVSLSDVVPSPESFADPNERAAAERALEYMDLEAGTPLKEIPVDAVFMGSCTNSRIEDLRAFASIIEGRTKAPGVRVMVVPGSARVRLEAEAEGLDKVFEEFGAEWRFAGCSMCLGMNPDQLAPGERCASTSNRNFEGRQGKGGRTHLVSPLVAAATAVRGTLSSPSDLPVLRQAQQEREGVA
- a CDS encoding TerC family protein, yielding MTYEIPVWFEVGALVVLTLILLADLLLIIKRPHIPSLKEATLWVVFYVSLALIFSVVLLWVTQSPQAMGEFVAGWLTEYSLSVDNLFVFVLIMAQFAVPRRYQQQVLMVGIIIALILRGVFILLGAALIESFSWIFYIFGAFLVFTAWRQAFPSKHEDDVQTEAGIVRFARRFIDISDHYDEGKLRTVVKGKRIWTPMILVFIAIGVTDLIFAIDSIPAIFGITQNPFIVFTANLFALMGLRQLYFLLGGLLDRLKYLHYGIAFILGFIGVKLFFHALHVNELPFINGGEPVEWAPEISTWTSLLVIVVSMAVATIASLVSSSREKKAETMDAAAAAVAEEKGTPPTVEQPPASDDPR
- a CDS encoding RNA polymerase sigma factor, whose amino-acid sequence is MTDIETTDAALVRAAADGSEHAFRALYRAYVRPVYWIAHGLVGNAPDAEDVTQETFLAAWRKLGGLELAGDSLLPWLATIARLQAANRIRRQRRDRERTAGEADESLPATVDVEQQVIDDDLAERILREVAGLGPIDRDIFRLCAVEGYAYQAAADELGVAHGVVRNRLSRIRTRLRTTVKEST
- a CDS encoding DUF4349 domain-containing protein, with product MNTAHDEASAQGDRLPELPDERIAEIEESLFAAIGRERTSARIRRRRWWIGGAAAAAVVVVAAVISPAIVPLVTGTAGSSSSEVGTADGTSTDSGPAPAEPLAPDTSGGAADGSSRESAGLGAASVPGANDATAGRDIIMTASATVVVDDVTPAARDVAASAESHGGYVESMSVGQSGKATPVEPGIVSDPTYPYPQTDGAWITVRVPSDQLTAMMDQLSDLGEVTATSINRQDVTEQTVDLQARVDATQASVDRLTQLMAQAADLSDLIAAETALSERQATLESYQQQLQSLQSQVDMSSLTVTLTPASEPVKADPAGFTDGLAAGWNGLVATLNGIVVALGFLLPWLAVAAVVALIVWGVVRLVRARRARRSATTGKAERPAE
- a CDS encoding MBL fold metallo-hydrolase — encoded protein: MRVTKFEHAALTIENDGAKLVIDPGSFTMPLDDLNSVVAVVITHEHPDHWTADHLDRILQYAPGIPIYGPEGVAKAAGGYDITVVNPGDTVTLDSFTLTFFGGKHNVIHESIPVVDNVGVLVNDEFYYPGDSYAVPKGAKVTLLAAPVGAPWLKIGEAMDFVLAVKPRQAFGTHDMTLSVIGRDMGRARLKWAVEQDGGEFLALEPGEAADI
- a CDS encoding HPr family phosphocarrier protein; translation: MAQRQATIASSSGLHARPAKLFVQAVQQKPVPVTIAVEGGPDLNAGSILSLMGLGASKGTVVTLKAEGDGADQALDELVQLLETDLDAE
- a CDS encoding fructose-specific PTS transporter subunit EIIC translates to MSTITPELVSLDDGLGGDKAAVIKALAARVVAQGRATDADALFADAWAREQKDETGLPGGIAIPHAKSSAVTEPSLAFARLKPGVDFGAPDGPADLVFLIAAPEGAAEAHLAVLSKLARSLMQDDFTSGLRAAATPTDVVSIVRQAIGEEEAAPVAATAAPAAAPVTATAAAPAAASVAPGLEVEGRPARLVAVTSCATGIAHTFMAADALTAAGKKTGVDLTVEPQGSSGYQALPQHIIDSADAVIFATDVDVRELQRFAGKPVVRSGVKRGIEEPNELIAEAVAAAKNPAATRVSGAGGGAGTAAVATESLSWGARIQRILLTGVSYMIPFVAGGGLLIALGFLLGGYNVTADAATVITQNALWNLPPGGLGQYLGSVAFMIGATSMGFLVSALSGYIAFAIADRPGIAPGFVAGAVAVLMNAGFIGGIVGGLLAGVTAWWISSWPAPRWLRGLMPVVIIPLLASIVASGLLILFLGRPIATLMTWLNDWLTALSQSGVGAIALGVVLGLMMCFDLGGPINKVAYSFAVAGLAAGSASNPAPLLIMAAVMCSGMVPPLAMALASTVLARNLFTPVERENGKAAWLLGASFISEGAIPFAAADPLRVLPASMVGGAVTGALCMALNVQSYAPHGGIFVLFAIQPIWGFLVALVAGTVVTAFLVVAFKRFIAPKELEAAESGLTAAAVPA